The Musa acuminata AAA Group cultivar baxijiao chromosome BXJ1-3, Cavendish_Baxijiao_AAA, whole genome shotgun sequence genome window below encodes:
- the LOC135622018 gene encoding translocon-associated protein subunit alpha-like isoform X2 yields the protein MAARVFWSLIALLLIASPILQVICQSDEDVAATEVVEGSDLGIVGDDTQVFGDGAFGPAPGVDTICVFPKNAARLVPAGEETELLVGLHNEGESALKVVAIHASLHLPFDHHMFVQNLTLQEFYNASVPVSAQATFPYVFVVSKYLQPGTFDLVGTIVYEIDQQPYQNVFYNGTIEVIEAGGFLSIESVFLVTLGVALIGFLGLWAYGQIQQFSKKTKKPAKVEVGTGTTAADMDEWLQGTAYAQSLSSKSKKKK from the exons ATGGCCGCTAGGGTTTTCTGGTCACTAATCGCGCTCCTCCTCATCGCGTCTCCGATCCTCCAAG TTATATGCCAGTCTGATGAGGATGTTGCTGCAACTGAAGTTGTTGAAGGAAGTGATCTGGGAATAGTTGGTGATGATACCCAAGTTTTTGGTGATGGAGCCTTTGGTCCAGCTCCTGGAGTAGATACTATATGTGTATTTCCAAAGAACGCTGCCAGAT TGGTACCAGCAGGAGAGGAGACTGAGCTACTGGTTGGCTTACATAATGAGG GTGAATCAGCTTTAAAAGTGGTTGCCATACATGCTAGCCTTCATCTTCCATTTGATCATCACATGTTTGTGCAGAATCTTACTCTGCAG GAGTTCTATAATGCATCAGTTCCTGTTTCTGCTCAAGCTACCTTCCCTTATGTATTTGTTGTCAGCAAATACTTACAG CCTGGCACGTTTGACTTGGTGGGAACAATAGTCTATGAGATTGATCAGCAACCATATCAGAATGTTTTCTATAATGGTACCATCGAAGTTATTGAGGCTGGAGGTTTTCTAAGCATTGAATCAGTCTTTCTTGTGACCCTTGGAGTGGCTCTTATTGGCTTTCTGGGACTGTGGGCATATGGTCAAATTCAACAATTCTCAAAG AAAACAAAGAAACCTGCAAAGGTGGAAGTCGGCACTGGAACAACAGCTGCTGACATGGACGAGTGGTTGCAG GGAACTGCTTATGCTCAATCATTGTCAAgcaaatcaaagaaaaaaaagtag
- the LOC135622018 gene encoding translocon-associated protein subunit alpha-like isoform X1 — MAARVFWSLIALLLIASPILQVVICQSDEDVAATEVVEGSDLGIVGDDTQVFGDGAFGPAPGVDTICVFPKNAARLVPAGEETELLVGLHNEGESALKVVAIHASLHLPFDHHMFVQNLTLQEFYNASVPVSAQATFPYVFVVSKYLQPGTFDLVGTIVYEIDQQPYQNVFYNGTIEVIEAGGFLSIESVFLVTLGVALIGFLGLWAYGQIQQFSKKTKKPAKVEVGTGTTAADMDEWLQGTAYAQSLSSKSKKKK; from the exons ATGGCCGCTAGGGTTTTCTGGTCACTAATCGCGCTCCTCCTCATCGCGTCTCCGATCCTCCAAG TAGTTATATGCCAGTCTGATGAGGATGTTGCTGCAACTGAAGTTGTTGAAGGAAGTGATCTGGGAATAGTTGGTGATGATACCCAAGTTTTTGGTGATGGAGCCTTTGGTCCAGCTCCTGGAGTAGATACTATATGTGTATTTCCAAAGAACGCTGCCAGAT TGGTACCAGCAGGAGAGGAGACTGAGCTACTGGTTGGCTTACATAATGAGG GTGAATCAGCTTTAAAAGTGGTTGCCATACATGCTAGCCTTCATCTTCCATTTGATCATCACATGTTTGTGCAGAATCTTACTCTGCAG GAGTTCTATAATGCATCAGTTCCTGTTTCTGCTCAAGCTACCTTCCCTTATGTATTTGTTGTCAGCAAATACTTACAG CCTGGCACGTTTGACTTGGTGGGAACAATAGTCTATGAGATTGATCAGCAACCATATCAGAATGTTTTCTATAATGGTACCATCGAAGTTATTGAGGCTGGAGGTTTTCTAAGCATTGAATCAGTCTTTCTTGTGACCCTTGGAGTGGCTCTTATTGGCTTTCTGGGACTGTGGGCATATGGTCAAATTCAACAATTCTCAAAG AAAACAAAGAAACCTGCAAAGGTGGAAGTCGGCACTGGAACAACAGCTGCTGACATGGACGAGTGGTTGCAG GGAACTGCTTATGCTCAATCATTGTCAAgcaaatcaaagaaaaaaaagtag